A single genomic interval of Helianthus annuus cultivar XRQ/B chromosome 13, HanXRQr2.0-SUNRISE, whole genome shotgun sequence harbors:
- the LOC110900393 gene encoding AT-rich interactive domain-containing protein 1 isoform X1 codes for MAGWSKVADGSALDCFRTLEEIHNYGVSLKCGEISKIDSKFGKVFNQIVSRFLKEYCNSNCFRPFPPMLGDGKPVDLLRLYLCVREKGGYKSVSKNGIWDLVAKEIGCDSKSSASLKVVYVKYLDLLDEWFLKTVKDKDLMSESSSFGDVEMKVHDSRKFFSDVAMKDFNEFVEGELDVKDLQSCVGSVEGLDVKDGVVIESGLGTKEENEVSRKRKRERYLPMLDWIKRVSKDPCDLAIGSLPERSKWKIYGGEHVWKQVLSAREARLLPTNVDPIVKLKWQKTQRMHPSMYDDLSEKSTSRCSQRLITAKETRVSRPSNKPQPQDCSESSSTGSPSDREDEDSFWGYKLKRKRMPLGRHFQATVPEWTEQTYNPDTKWLGTPIWPLAKTEARSSLIELERIGKGRQDSCGCQFPGSVECVRFHIFQKRNRVTLELGSAFYKWKFDDMGETVALKWTSNEEKMFEDIIKANPPSSGITFWDDLTSHFKGKSKRVLVSYYFNVYLNRRRAHQNRSDPSNIDSDDDELEKAGNEASSNDPGSIFCSPKKVHLNGR; via the exons ATGGCAGGATGGTCCAAGGTTGCAGATGGGTCTGCATTGGATTGTTTTAGAACCCTAGAAGAGATTCACAATTATGGGGTTTCTTTGAAATGTGGAGAGATTTCAAAGATCGATAGTAAGTTTGGGAAAGTGTTCAATCAAATTGTTTCTAGGTTTTTGAAAGAGTATTGTAACAGTAATTGTTTTAGGCCTTTTCCTCCAATGCTTGGAGATGGTAAGCCTGTTGATTTGTTGAGGCTTTATTTGTGTGTGAGGGAAAAAGGCGGGTATAAGAGCGTTTCGAAGAACGGGATTTGGGATTTGGTTGCGAAAGAAATAGGGTGCGATTCGAAGTCTTCGGCAAGCTTGAAGGTGGTTTACGTTAAGTATCTAGACTTGTTGGATGAGTGGTTTTTGAAAACTGTTAAAGATAAAGATCTAATGAGCGAATCCTCGAGTTTTGGTGACGTTGAGATGAAAGTTCATGATTCCAGAAAGTTTTTTTCGGATGTTGCGATGAAAGATTTCAACGAGTTTGTGGAGGGAGAATTGGATGTTAAGGATTTGCAGAGTTGTGTTGGGTCGGTTGAAGGGTTAGATGTTAAAGATGGTGTGGTTATTGAATCGGGTTTGGGCACTAAAGAAGAAAACGAGGTTAGTCGAAAGAGAAAACGAGAACGTTATTTGCCGATGTTGGATTGGATTAAAAGAGTGTCGAAAGACCCGTGTGATCTTGCCATTGGGTCGTTGCCTGAAAGGTCTAAATGGAAGATTTATGGAGGTGAACATGTATGGAAGCAGGTTCTTTCGGCTCGGGAGGCAAGGCTTTTGCCGACTAACGTTGACCCGATAGTCAAACTCAAATGGCAG AAGACTCAGCGGATGCATCCATCAATGTACGACGACCTGAGCGAGAAATCAACATCAAGATGTAGCCAGAGGCTCATTACTGCTAAAGAGACCCGAGTCTCACGTCCTTCAAACAAACCCCAGCCTCAAGATTGCTCCGAGTCATCATCCACCGGGAGCCCGAGCGACCGTGAGGATGAAGATTCTTTCTGGGGTTACAAGTTAAAGCGAAAACGGATGCCATTGGGACGCCATTTTCAAGCCACAGTACCCGAGTGGACCGAGCAGACTTACAACCCCGACACCAAATGGCTCGGCACTCCAATCTGGCCACTAGCAAAAACCGAAGCTAGAAGTAGTTTAATCGAGcttgaaagaatcggaaaaggaAGGCAAGATTCGTGTGGCTGCCAGTTTCCGGGCTCGGTAGAATGCGTTCGGTTTCATATCTTCCAGAAACGAAACAGGGTCACCCTTGAACTGGGGTCCGCTTTTTATAAATGGAAGTTCGATGATATGGGTGAGACGGTTGCTCTTAAGTGGACTTCTAATGAGGAAAAGATGTTTGAGGATATAATAAAGGCGAACCCTCCGTCTTCGGGTATAACCTTTTGGGACGATCTAACGAGCCATTTCAAGGGCAAAAGCAAGAGGGTTTTGGTTAGTTACTATTTCAACGTGTATCTTAATAGGCGTAGGGCCCACCAGAACCGATCTGATCCAAGTAACATTGATAGCGATGACGATGAACTTGAGAAAGCTGGAAATGAGGCAAGCAGTAATGATCCTGGATCCATCTTTTGTTCCCCAAAGAAGGTGCATTTAAATGGTAGATGA
- the LOC110900393 gene encoding AT-rich interactive domain-containing protein 1 isoform X2, which yields MLGDGKPVDLLRLYLCVREKGGYKSVSKNGIWDLVAKEIGCDSKSSASLKVVYVKYLDLLDEWFLKTVKDKDLMSESSSFGDVEMKVHDSRKFFSDVAMKDFNEFVEGELDVKDLQSCVGSVEGLDVKDGVVIESGLGTKEENEVSRKRKRERYLPMLDWIKRVSKDPCDLAIGSLPERSKWKIYGGEHVWKQVLSAREARLLPTNVDPIVKLKWQKTQRMHPSMYDDLSEKSTSRCSQRLITAKETRVSRPSNKPQPQDCSESSSTGSPSDREDEDSFWGYKLKRKRMPLGRHFQATVPEWTEQTYNPDTKWLGTPIWPLAKTEARSSLIELERIGKGRQDSCGCQFPGSVECVRFHIFQKRNRVTLELGSAFYKWKFDDMGETVALKWTSNEEKMFEDIIKANPPSSGITFWDDLTSHFKGKSKRVLVSYYFNVYLNRRRAHQNRSDPSNIDSDDDELEKAGNEASSNDPGSIFCSPKKVHLNGR from the exons ATGCTTGGAGATGGTAAGCCTGTTGATTTGTTGAGGCTTTATTTGTGTGTGAGGGAAAAAGGCGGGTATAAGAGCGTTTCGAAGAACGGGATTTGGGATTTGGTTGCGAAAGAAATAGGGTGCGATTCGAAGTCTTCGGCAAGCTTGAAGGTGGTTTACGTTAAGTATCTAGACTTGTTGGATGAGTGGTTTTTGAAAACTGTTAAAGATAAAGATCTAATGAGCGAATCCTCGAGTTTTGGTGACGTTGAGATGAAAGTTCATGATTCCAGAAAGTTTTTTTCGGATGTTGCGATGAAAGATTTCAACGAGTTTGTGGAGGGAGAATTGGATGTTAAGGATTTGCAGAGTTGTGTTGGGTCGGTTGAAGGGTTAGATGTTAAAGATGGTGTGGTTATTGAATCGGGTTTGGGCACTAAAGAAGAAAACGAGGTTAGTCGAAAGAGAAAACGAGAACGTTATTTGCCGATGTTGGATTGGATTAAAAGAGTGTCGAAAGACCCGTGTGATCTTGCCATTGGGTCGTTGCCTGAAAGGTCTAAATGGAAGATTTATGGAGGTGAACATGTATGGAAGCAGGTTCTTTCGGCTCGGGAGGCAAGGCTTTTGCCGACTAACGTTGACCCGATAGTCAAACTCAAATGGCAG AAGACTCAGCGGATGCATCCATCAATGTACGACGACCTGAGCGAGAAATCAACATCAAGATGTAGCCAGAGGCTCATTACTGCTAAAGAGACCCGAGTCTCACGTCCTTCAAACAAACCCCAGCCTCAAGATTGCTCCGAGTCATCATCCACCGGGAGCCCGAGCGACCGTGAGGATGAAGATTCTTTCTGGGGTTACAAGTTAAAGCGAAAACGGATGCCATTGGGACGCCATTTTCAAGCCACAGTACCCGAGTGGACCGAGCAGACTTACAACCCCGACACCAAATGGCTCGGCACTCCAATCTGGCCACTAGCAAAAACCGAAGCTAGAAGTAGTTTAATCGAGcttgaaagaatcggaaaaggaAGGCAAGATTCGTGTGGCTGCCAGTTTCCGGGCTCGGTAGAATGCGTTCGGTTTCATATCTTCCAGAAACGAAACAGGGTCACCCTTGAACTGGGGTCCGCTTTTTATAAATGGAAGTTCGATGATATGGGTGAGACGGTTGCTCTTAAGTGGACTTCTAATGAGGAAAAGATGTTTGAGGATATAATAAAGGCGAACCCTCCGTCTTCGGGTATAACCTTTTGGGACGATCTAACGAGCCATTTCAAGGGCAAAAGCAAGAGGGTTTTGGTTAGTTACTATTTCAACGTGTATCTTAATAGGCGTAGGGCCCACCAGAACCGATCTGATCCAAGTAACATTGATAGCGATGACGATGAACTTGAGAAAGCTGGAAATGAGGCAAGCAGTAATGATCCTGGATCCATCTTTTGTTCCCCAAAGAAGGTGCATTTAAATGGTAGATGA